The Hevea brasiliensis isolate MT/VB/25A 57/8 chromosome 1, ASM3005281v1, whole genome shotgun sequence genome has a window encoding:
- the LOC110672016 gene encoding thaumatin-like protein 1, whose translation MDYFSCRSSFLILILVVLLMTSRGVMGATFTFVNKCDYTVWPGILANAGSPRLESTGFELPKDTSRSFQAPTGWSGRFWARTGCNFDDSESGSCLTGDCGSGQVECNGLGAAPPATLAEFTLGSGGQDFYDVSLVDGYNLPMLVEGSGGSGMCASTGCSTDLNRECPPELRVGNGDACKSACEAFGSPEYCCSGAFNTPATCKPSVYSQMFKAACPRSYSYAYDDATSTFTCTGADYTVTFCPSSPSQKSSSYSTPMTAATTTPGEVSGSGSGLEYSGSGSDSGSESISGSGTGSGETMLADGSWLAGLAMGDSHRTVSPIALKSALLAVFLVISLLCL comes from the exons ATGGATTACTTCTCTTGCCGCTCCTCCTTCCTTATTCTCATCCTTGTTGTTCTGCTTATGACTTCTAGAG GTGTAATGGGTGCTACATTCACTTTCGTCAACAAATGCGACTACACTGTCTGGCCCGGCATTCTGGCCAATGCCGGCAGTCCTAGACTCGAAAGCACCGGATTCGAGCTCCCAAAGGACACTTCCCGTTCTTTTCAAGCCCCAACCGGTTGGTCCGGCCGCTTCTGGGCCCGAACTGGCTGCAACTTTGACGACTCTGAATCCGGATCCTGTCTCACTGGAGACTGTGGTTCTGGCCAAGTCGAATGCAACGGACTCGGAGCTGCCCCGCCCGCTACCCTGGCTGAGTTCACACTTGGGTCAGGTGGGCAGGACTTCTATGATGTTAGCCTCGTCGACGGCTACAATCTCCCTATGCTCGTTGAAGGGAGTGGCGGATCGGGTATGTGCGCTTCCACGGGTTGCTCAACAGATCTGAACAGAGAGTGTCCACCAGAGCTAAGGGTGGGTAACGGAGACGCATGCAAGAGTGCGTGCGAGGCCTTTGGGAGCCCAGAGTACTGTTGCAGCGGCGCGTTTAACACACCCGCGACGTGTAAGCCGTCGGTTTATTCGCAGATGTTTAAGGCTGCATGTCCTAGATCGTATAGCTACGCGTATGACGATGCTACTAGTACTTTCACATGTACCGGCGCTGATTATACGGTGACGTTTTGCCCGTCCTCGCCAAG TCAAAAATCTTCAAGCTATTCAACACCAATGACAGCAGCAACAACCACCCCAGGGGAAGTGTCAGGTTCAGGATCTGGGCTAGAGTATTCGGGTTCAGGTTCCGATTCTGGTTCTGAGTCTATTTCTGGATCTGGCACCGGTTCTGGAGAAACCATGCTAGCAGATGGATCATGGTTAGCTGGTTTGGCTATGGGGGACTCCCACAGGACAGTCTCTCCAATTGCTCTAAAATCTGCACTACTGGCTGTTTTTCTCGTGATTTCTTTGCTTTGTTTGTAG